One region of bacterium genomic DNA includes:
- a CDS encoding PIG-L family deacetylase, which translates to MIKTTLRSVLKLALSVLAAVTAVVLVAALAIQYRIHIANEWQQYVYLPVMSAPQKADRVLVFAPHSDDETLGCAGMIAKAVENGASVHVTLITNGDGFRFAVGRAYKTLRVTPKKCVTFAYRRQKETLGALSSLGVPPERVTFLGYPDRGIVQMWTKYWDRDTLYLSHATKSMHSPYTDSLTRYAPYCGEALMDDVMHVLERDRPTDVYLPHPLDNHPDHYATYCFVAAAIEQLISEHRDFAKKIRLHTYLVHRGDWPVPKGYHPKDPLAPPYAMASGDTRWKSLPLGPQVAKLKRKAIGEYKTQTAVEKSFMMSFARGNEIFGDVPDRKVNRVESWQIAVDGNPDDWRGIPQAVVDPVGDYVMASLSKGGDVRAIYLCSDNDYLYVRIDCAKKLSKQVRYTINVRGISDTDSDDWYTVSIKPPRRCTPKDTHWAYKNNVLEVAVPLSKLRLDEDMFIQVKTMTMKMTVDQTGWHAVEFGAD; encoded by the coding sequence ATGATAAAAACCACACTTCGGAGTGTGCTCAAGCTGGCGCTGTCTGTTCTGGCAGCAGTAACGGCAGTCGTGCTTGTGGCAGCACTTGCAATACAATATAGAATCCACATTGCCAACGAGTGGCAGCAATATGTCTATTTGCCTGTAATGAGCGCGCCTCAAAAAGCAGACCGCGTGTTGGTCTTTGCGCCGCATTCGGATGACGAGACCCTCGGTTGCGCAGGGATGATTGCAAAGGCTGTCGAGAACGGGGCAAGTGTGCATGTCACGTTGATTACCAATGGCGATGGTTTTAGGTTCGCGGTCGGCAGAGCATACAAAACTTTAAGAGTCACTCCGAAAAAGTGTGTCACTTTTGCTTACAGGAGACAAAAAGAGACTCTGGGTGCACTCTCCAGTCTGGGCGTTCCGCCTGAGCGGGTTACGTTTCTCGGGTATCCTGACAGGGGCATTGTCCAGATGTGGACAAAGTACTGGGACAGGGACACTCTTTATCTTTCCCATGCGACCAAGTCCATGCATTCTCCCTACACCGATTCGCTGACCAGATATGCTCCATACTGCGGTGAGGCGCTGATGGATGACGTAATGCATGTTTTGGAGCGCGATAGGCCCACCGATGTATATCTGCCTCACCCACTGGATAATCACCCCGATCACTATGCCACCTATTGCTTTGTAGCAGCAGCTATCGAGCAGCTTATATCTGAGCATCGCGACTTCGCAAAAAAAATCAGGCTCCACACGTACCTGGTCCATAGAGGCGACTGGCCGGTTCCGAAGGGCTATCACCCCAAAGATCCGCTGGCTCCGCCATATGCAATGGCATCTGGTGACACTCGGTGGAAGTCGCTGCCATTGGGACCGCAGGTCGCCAAGCTCAAACGAAAGGCCATCGGCGAGTACAAGACCCAGACGGCTGTCGAGAAAAGCTTCATGATGAGCTTTGCCCGAGGCAATGAGATATTCGGCGATGTGCCGGATCGCAAAGTGAACAGGGTCGAGTCATGGCAAATTGCTGTAGACGGCAACCCCGATGACTGGCGAGGAATACCCCAGGCAGTGGTGGACCCGGTCGGCGATTATGTTATGGCGAGCCTGAGCAAGGGCGGTGACGTGCGTGCTATATACCTGTGCTCAGACAATGACTATCTTTACGTGCGCATCGACTGCGCAAAGAAGCTCTCGAAACAGGTGAGGTACACGATCAATGTCCGCGGGATCAGCGACACGGACTCGGATGACTGGTATACGGTCTCAATCAAACCTCCGCGCAGATGCACCCCAAAAGACACTCACTGGGCATACAAAAACAACGTGCTGGAGGTCGCAGTGCCGTTGAGCAAACTGCGCCTGGATGAAGACATGTTTATCCAGGTCAAGACCATGACTATGAAAATGACTGTTGACCAGACGGGCTGGCACGCCGTAGAGTTTGGCGCTGACTAA
- a CDS encoding SPFH domain-containing protein — protein sequence MQALSAFLGVIIFFVVIVLLSSIRIIREWDRGVLLRFGRFDHVKLPGIRFVWPIIDKMIVIDTRVITMDVPKQEIITRDNVSVMVDAVVFFQVVNAENAITKVENWIRATSLQAQTALRSVIGQAELDELLSEREKVNMHLQTIIDEATEPWGIKVTGVQVRDVSLPETMKRAMANQAETERERRAKVINAEGEFQAAQKLADAAAIISQNPQALQLRFLQTLTEVGAEHNSTIVFPVPIDLLTSFMKAADVLGAKKE from the coding sequence ATGCAGGCTTTAAGCGCTTTTCTTGGTGTAATTATCTTCTTTGTGGTTATCGTGCTGCTCAGCTCGATCCGCATAATCCGTGAATGGGACAGAGGCGTGCTGCTGCGGTTCGGGCGGTTCGATCATGTCAAACTGCCGGGGATCAGGTTCGTCTGGCCGATAATCGACAAGATGATCGTGATCGACACCCGCGTCATCACGATGGATGTGCCCAAGCAGGAGATCATCACCCGCGACAACGTGTCGGTGATGGTGGATGCAGTAGTCTTCTTCCAGGTGGTGAACGCCGAGAACGCGATTACCAAGGTCGAGAACTGGATCAGGGCAACATCGCTGCAGGCTCAGACTGCACTGCGCTCCGTAATCGGTCAGGCGGAGCTTGACGAACTGCTCTCCGAGCGCGAGAAGGTCAACATGCACCTGCAGACCATAATCGACGAGGCCACAGAGCCTTGGGGCATCAAAGTGACCGGCGTGCAGGTGCGAGACGTCAGTCTGCCTGAGACTATGAAGCGCGCCATGGCGAACCAGGCCGAGACCGAGCGCGAGCGCCGTGCAAAGGTCATCAACGCCGAGGGTGAGTTCCAGGCAGCGCAGAAACTCGCAGATGCAGCAGCAATCATCAGCCAGAACCCTCAGGCTCTGCAGCTTAGGTTCTTGCAGACCCTTACTGAGGTAGGCGCTGAACACAACTCTACAATCGTCTTCCCTGTACCTATTGACCTGCTGACTTCGTTTATGAAGGCTGCAGATGTTCTTGGGGCGAAAAAGGAATAG